DNA from Marinagarivorans cellulosilyticus:
TGCAATTAACAGTGCATCACAAGCTTCACGCACGGCGCCTTTGCCTCCGTGGCGGCTACTTTGCCAATGTGATCGGCTGAGTACTTCAGGGTGTCCATTGGGGACGGTAAGCGCAAGCCCTACTTGAGTCATAATCAGTAAATCGGGTAGGTCGTCTCCCATGTGGGCTATTTCTTCAAGGCGTGGTGGCGTTGGCATTGTGGCTAGCAATTCGTGCAGGGCTACCAATTTATCTTCTCGCCCTTGGGCGAGTAATGTTATGCCTAAGTCGGCACAGCGTTTTGCAACAATCGTGCTTTTGCGGCCGGTAATAACCGCAACCTGAATACCCGCGCGCAATAATAAACGAATGCCTTGGCCGTCGAGGGTGTTAAAGCTTTTTAATTCCTCGCCGGATTCGCTAAAAGTAATGCAGCCATCGCTTAAAATGCCATCAACGTCCAACACTAATAAGCTGATTTTTTTGGCGCGCGCTAATGCCGCGTTATTGAAAGT
Protein-coding regions in this window:
- a CDS encoding KdsC family phosphatase, whose amino-acid sequence is MTTNTFNNAALARAKKISLLVLDVDGILSDGCITFSESGEELKSFNTLDGQGIRLLLRAGIQVAVITGRKSTIVAKRCADLGITLLAQGREDKLVALHELLATMPTPPRLEEIAHMGDDLPDLLIMTQVGLALTVPNGHPEVLSRSHWQSSRHGGKGAVREACDALLIAQDKYQAVIEFYTGSAE